The Patescibacteria group bacterium genome includes a region encoding these proteins:
- a CDS encoding UvrB/UvrC motif-containing protein, with protein sequence MKKIANESYRKIVAGLLKNPKAKLTLNINAVLVELLKRDGCFDVVLGLRKLSERGQIEFTDTAKYHAFLPLLPESEIIRQIKLNHLTNRKYFGKSYNPVGLFPTEMGYASKLTRVAKKLGYRWMIVDELAHPNHKDINRDTIYSLKGDPDLFFFFRERDISFRILSAQVGISVFSGRMLVDLLGPRLKTKNYMVTAMDGETFGHHRPGLEQLLFDLYKAPEIQSVQLSELPGLFSKRASITPRASSWALMHKDIERNTPYSRWDDAGNPIHRAQWQLTYLAIKSVNNLKPASKAYAKARTALDRSLHSDQYWWASASPWWSIEMMEAGAKELRDTIKLVPGLSKSTYAKAESLYQTIVFTAFEWQRTGMVENLAKQADEDVTQRITAEMPYIPLKEFETIVGNLTRQMLQAAKSREYERAAQIRDRVTELNEKKAILTKKH encoded by the coding sequence GTGAAAAAAATCGCCAATGAAAGCTACCGTAAAATCGTGGCTGGATTATTAAAAAATCCTAAGGCCAAACTGACCTTGAACATCAACGCCGTGCTGGTTGAGTTATTAAAGCGGGACGGCTGTTTCGACGTAGTGTTGGGCTTGCGCAAGCTATCCGAAAGGGGGCAAATTGAGTTTACCGATACCGCCAAGTATCACGCCTTTCTGCCGCTACTGCCCGAGAGTGAAATAATTCGGCAGATCAAGCTCAATCATCTGACCAACCGGAAATATTTTGGAAAATCGTATAACCCGGTGGGGCTTTTTCCTACCGAAATGGGTTATGCGTCCAAGCTAACTCGGGTGGCAAAAAAACTTGGTTACCGATGGATGATTGTCGATGAGCTGGCGCACCCAAATCATAAAGATATCAATCGCGATACAATATATAGTCTCAAGGGCGACCCTGATCTTTTCTTCTTTTTCCGCGAACGGGATATCAGCTTCCGGATCTTGTCCGCTCAAGTCGGTATCAGTGTTTTTTCCGGGCGGATGCTGGTTGACTTGCTGGGACCGCGCCTGAAAACCAAAAATTACATGGTGACTGCCATGGATGGTGAGACCTTCGGTCATCATCGCCCGGGCTTGGAACAGCTGTTATTTGATCTCTATAAAGCGCCCGAGATTCAAAGCGTTCAGCTCTCTGAATTGCCCGGACTATTCAGCAAAAGGGCCAGTATAACGCCGCGCGCTTCCAGCTGGGCCTTAATGCATAAAGATATCGAACGAAACACGCCTTACTCGCGCTGGGATGACGCCGGCAATCCGATTCACCGCGCTCAGTGGCAACTAACCTATCTGGCCATCAAATCGGTTAACAACCTAAAACCGGCGTCAAAGGCTTATGCTAAAGCCCGCACCGCCCTCGATCGCTCGCTGCACAGCGACCAGTACTGGTGGGCGTCGGCCTCACCCTGGTGGAGCATTGAAATGATGGAGGCGGGCGCCAAAGAATTGCGCGACACCATCAAACTTGTCCCCGGATTATCCAAATCTACTTACGCCAAAGCCGAATCGCTCTATCAAACGATTGTATTCACCGCGTTTGAATGGCAGCGCACTGGCATGGTGGAGAATCTGGCCAAACAGGCCGACGAAGACGTCACCCAGCGCATCACGGCCGAGATGCCCTACATCCCTTTGAAAGAATTTGAAACCATTGTCGGCAACCTGACTCGGCAAATGCTCCAGGCCGCCAAGAGCCGGGAGTACGAACGTGCCGCCCAGATCCGCGATCGCGTCACCGAGTTGAATGAGAAGAAAGCGATTCTGACGAAGAAGCATTAA
- a CDS encoding glycogen/starch synthase encodes MASTPKQLKIASISAEVAPFAKVGGQADVTRSLPKALKRLGHDVIAIMPLYGTVDIEKYHLKKIAEDVSIQVDDATVRKVNFWVGELMPGLPIYFVDHYHYFGSRKEIYGSKYDNKRFLFFSLAALKLLTIIQFKPDIVHCHEWHTGLIPYFLKKRFADNEFYHDIASLYTIHNLTFQMGKNWWDVPPDKKDFGHSRLPKFSDKEALENINFAKRGIMYADIINTVSEKYAQEILTKEFGQDLHKILEGRKDRVFGIVNGIDYFDFNPATDPGLHRNYDFNNLSRKGKNKLFLQKLMGLPETLEVPMIGSVGRVTEQKGFDLIMDIIEPLLRQNLQIVLVGDGAKKYESFWRKIAKEYPKKVAVHLQFDTTKASQIYAGSDMFLMPSRFEPCGLTQLISLRYGSVPIVRSVGGLADTVFDYDPRTQQGNGFVFHRYDSRDLLVAITRATESFKYHDAWQKLVVAGMQQSYSWEIPAQKYVELYKLAWRHSRESK; translated from the coding sequence ATGGCCTCGACACCAAAACAATTAAAAATTGCCTCCATTTCGGCGGAAGTCGCCCCATTTGCCAAAGTCGGCGGCCAGGCCGACGTGACCCGTTCCCTGCCTAAGGCGTTGAAACGACTGGGGCACGACGTGATTGCTATTATGCCACTCTATGGCACAGTAGATATTGAAAAATACCACCTGAAAAAAATCGCCGAAGATGTGTCGATCCAGGTTGACGACGCCACTGTCCGAAAAGTGAATTTTTGGGTGGGCGAACTAATGCCCGGCCTGCCGATATATTTCGTTGATCATTATCACTACTTTGGCAGCCGGAAAGAAATATACGGCTCAAAGTACGACAACAAACGGTTTTTGTTTTTCAGCCTGGCCGCCCTCAAGCTTTTAACCATCATCCAATTCAAACCCGATATTGTCCACTGTCACGAGTGGCATACTGGGTTGATTCCGTACTTTTTAAAAAAGCGCTTCGCTGATAACGAATTTTATCACGACATTGCCAGCCTATACACTATCCACAATCTCACTTTCCAGATGGGTAAAAATTGGTGGGACGTGCCGCCAGATAAAAAAGATTTTGGCCATTCACGACTGCCAAAGTTTTCCGACAAGGAGGCGCTGGAGAATATCAATTTCGCCAAACGAGGAATTATGTATGCCGATATAATTAACACCGTATCGGAAAAATACGCTCAGGAAATCCTAACTAAGGAATTCGGCCAGGATTTACACAAAATACTCGAAGGCCGCAAGGATCGGGTATTCGGAATTGTTAACGGGATTGATTATTTTGATTTCAATCCTGCTACCGATCCTGGATTGCACCGCAACTACGACTTTAATAATCTGAGCCGAAAGGGCAAGAATAAGTTATTTCTACAGAAACTCATGGGCTTACCGGAAACTTTGGAAGTGCCGATGATTGGCAGCGTGGGTCGCGTGACCGAGCAGAAAGGCTTTGACCTGATCATGGACATCATCGAACCGCTGCTGCGCCAAAACTTACAGATTGTTCTGGTGGGAGACGGCGCCAAGAAGTACGAAAGCTTTTGGCGCAAGATAGCCAAAGAATATCCAAAAAAGGTTGCAGTTCATTTGCAGTTTGATACCACCAAAGCCAGTCAGATTTATGCCGGTTCAGATATGTTTTTGATGCCGTCAAGATTTGAGCCCTGCGGTTTAACGCAATTGATCAGTTTGCGCTATGGCTCGGTGCCAATTGTCCGCTCGGTCGGCGGATTGGCCGATACGGTGTTTGATTATGATCCGCGCACCCAGCAGGGCAATGGTTTCGTGTTTCATCGCTACGATTCACGCGACCTGCTGGTAGCGATCACCCGTGCCACTGAGAGTTTCAAATATCACGACGCCTGGCAAAAATTGGTGGTGGCCGGAATGCAACAAAGTTATTCGTGGGAAATCCCCGCCCAGAAATACGTCGAACTATATAAGCTGGCCTGGCGGCATTCCCGGGAAAGTAAATAA
- the ruvC gene encoding crossover junction endodeoxyribonuclease RuvC, with protein MIILGLDPGFARLGYGVVKKTGNTIQFHAAGVITTTTRETFPQRLITIRQELRQLIKKFRPDQVGIERLYFFKNVTTAFGVGQAIGVITLTLAEAKLPTTELTPLQIKSILTGYGQASKPQVQKALRLIFRLNRAPKPDDAADGLACAYCAALGSMRPQIKNSK; from the coding sequence ATGATTATTCTAGGACTTGACCCAGGTTTTGCACGCTTAGGCTACGGCGTGGTCAAGAAAACTGGCAATACGATCCAGTTTCATGCCGCCGGTGTTATCACCACGACTACCCGAGAAACTTTTCCCCAAAGACTGATTACCATCCGACAAGAACTGCGGCAACTAATCAAGAAATTCCGTCCCGACCAAGTAGGCATCGAACGATTGTATTTTTTCAAGAATGTTACGACCGCTTTCGGTGTTGGTCAGGCCATCGGCGTTATCACCCTTACCTTGGCCGAAGCCAAGCTGCCCACCACCGAACTGACTCCGCTTCAAATCAAATCAATTCTAACCGGTTATGGCCAGGCTTCTAAACCGCAAGTACAAAAAGCGCTGCGGCTGATATTCCGACTCAATCGCGCACCCAAACCAGATGACGCCGCCGACGGCTTAGCGTGTGCCTACTGTGCCGCCCTCGGATCAATGCGACCACAAATCAAAAATTCTAAATAA
- a CDS encoding YebC/PmpR family DNA-binding transcriptional regulator gives MSGHSKWSQIKRQKGAADQKRSGVFTKLSNAIVVAVREGGKNPDMNVRLRLAIDKAREANMPNDNVERAIKRGAGELGGAMIESVTYEGFGPAGSTLIIEALTDNKNRAASEIRSTLAKHGGRLGTPNTVRWQFETRGYFEILGSENIGRSPEDIELALIEAGTDDIEPTDLGFEAFVNHHNFTTVRDAITSSGIKLSTAEIRPIPTTPVVLSEADQAKLLSLMGELDDLSDIDAIYTNANV, from the coding sequence ATGTCCGGTCACTCCAAGTGGTCACAGATTAAAAGACAGAAAGGCGCTGCTGATCAAAAACGGAGTGGCGTTTTCACAAAATTAAGTAACGCCATTGTAGTCGCAGTCAGAGAGGGCGGTAAAAATCCGGATATGAATGTGCGTTTGCGTCTGGCCATTGATAAGGCGCGCGAAGCCAACATGCCCAATGATAACGTCGAGCGGGCAATCAAGCGCGGCGCCGGCGAGTTAGGCGGCGCTATGATTGAATCGGTGACCTACGAGGGTTTTGGCCCAGCTGGTAGTACGTTGATTATCGAAGCGCTGACTGACAATAAAAACCGCGCCGCCAGTGAAATCAGGTCCACTCTAGCCAAACACGGCGGCCGCCTGGGTACGCCCAATACGGTGCGCTGGCAGTTTGAAACACGCGGATATTTTGAAATACTGGGCAGTGAAAACATCGGTCGCAGCCCCGAAGACATTGAGTTGGCTTTAATCGAAGCCGGAACCGATGATATTGAACCCACCGATTTGGGATTTGAGGCATTTGTAAATCATCACAACTTCACAACCGTACGCGACGCCATTACCTCGAGTGGTATCAAGCTTAGCACAGCCGAAATTCGGCCCATCCCCACTACCCCAGTGGTTTTGTCAGAAGCCGACCAAGCCAAACTGCTCAGTTTGATGGGTGAGCTCGACGATTTATCGGACATCGACGCAATCTATACCAACGCCAACGTATGA
- a CDS encoding bifunctional phosphoglucose/phosphomannose isomerase, producing MKHILNSTTAMRQLDRDRMIDSIVQFDQQCRQAWQEVKKIAWPIALTNCDNIVLNGMGGSGLAAHVIQSLFRDQLSVPFDVVHGYELPKTVNARTLYIVVSYSGNTEEPLATIPLAQKKKARVLVIASGGKLAATARRQKIPAYIFSERYNPCGQPRMGLGYNLTALLAILGRLGYIHVSDREFDQSLRTLERLNRQFGIDQPVASNSAKKAAQELSGRIPIIVGSEFLEGNAHIMSNQINENGKNFATYFVIPELNHHLLEGLENPTSRVKGLRFFFLESRLYDERNRRRIAITKKIIKRLGGYVSSYRLTGPSRLSQVLESVRYGSYTSYYLAILNGLNPSPIPWVDYFKKRLAKP from the coding sequence ATGAAACACATACTCAATTCAACAACAGCCATGCGTCAACTAGATCGTGATCGCATGATTGACTCAATCGTTCAGTTTGATCAACAGTGCCGTCAAGCATGGCAGGAAGTAAAAAAAATAGCCTGGCCGATTGCGCTAACCAACTGTGATAACATTGTGTTGAATGGCATGGGCGGGTCGGGTTTAGCGGCACACGTTATTCAATCGCTTTTTCGCGATCAGCTTAGCGTACCATTTGATGTCGTGCATGGATACGAGCTTCCCAAAACGGTAAACGCCAGGACGCTTTATATTGTCGTCAGTTATTCCGGCAATACCGAAGAGCCGCTGGCCACTATTCCTTTGGCACAAAAGAAAAAGGCACGCGTGCTGGTCATCGCATCTGGCGGTAAACTGGCCGCGACAGCCCGACGGCAAAAAATTCCAGCCTATATATTTTCAGAAAGATACAATCCTTGCGGTCAGCCGAGAATGGGTTTGGGCTATAACCTCACGGCGTTACTGGCCATCTTAGGCCGATTGGGATATATTCATGTCTCCGATCGAGAATTTGATCAATCATTGCGTACGCTGGAACGACTCAATCGCCAATTTGGCATAGACCAGCCGGTCGCCAGCAACTCAGCAAAAAAGGCGGCCCAGGAATTATCCGGTCGGATACCGATCATAGTCGGATCCGAGTTTCTTGAGGGCAATGCGCATATTATGTCCAATCAAATCAACGAAAACGGCAAGAACTTTGCCACTTATTTTGTCATTCCAGAATTGAATCACCATTTGCTGGAGGGCTTGGAAAATCCAACTAGCCGGGTTAAGGGTCTGCGCTTCTTTTTTCTCGAATCCCGTCTGTACGATGAACGCAACCGCCGCCGCATCGCGATAACGAAAAAGATCATAAAACGCCTGGGCGGATACGTGTCTTCATACCGGCTGACCGGCCCCAGCCGTTTATCTCAAGTCCTGGAATCAGTTCGGTACGGTTCATACACGAGCTACTATTTGGCCATATTGAACGGACTGAACCCATCGCCGATACCTTGGGTGGATTACTTTAAGAAACGTTTGGCTAAGCCGTAA
- a CDS encoding phosphatase PAP2 family protein: MMIPLIRKPATTRRLLLIGYAALILLFWVMSYRSLRFDLIFLILLGAAAMMQRGRSFIKDWLPILMILLAYEATRGMVDDLGWRVHITDLINTERWLFGTIPTVDLQRLWYTAGIYHWYDYVFALFYGSFYFIPFVAGFILWIKQRSHFRFFANGLALLTLAGFVTYALFPAMPPWMASEQGYISGVTKILVGLTQYAFKVHLPSLYMMIGANQVAAMPSLHSAWPWYTFLCLTYFYRWKAVWFIVVPTTIWLGVVYLGEHYIIDVIAGVVYATIAFLIVYALRKHILDTTPPKNYDTPAISS, encoded by the coding sequence ATGATGATTCCGTTGATTCGCAAACCTGCCACCACCAGGCGCCTGCTACTGATCGGATACGCTGCGTTAATCTTGCTATTCTGGGTGATGAGTTATCGCAGCCTGAGGTTCGATTTAATTTTTCTGATACTACTTGGCGCAGCGGCGATGATGCAGCGCGGCCGGTCATTCATAAAAGATTGGTTGCCGATTTTAATGATTCTGTTGGCGTATGAGGCTACGCGTGGCATGGTGGACGATTTGGGGTGGAGGGTACACATTACTGACCTGATCAACACAGAGCGATGGTTGTTCGGCACGATACCAACCGTTGATTTGCAGAGACTGTGGTACACGGCTGGCATTTATCATTGGTACGATTATGTTTTTGCCCTATTCTACGGATCATTTTATTTTATCCCGTTCGTCGCCGGATTTATACTATGGATAAAACAACGCAGCCACTTTCGTTTCTTTGCCAACGGGTTAGCTTTATTAACATTAGCCGGATTTGTAACCTATGCGCTATTTCCAGCTATGCCTCCCTGGATGGCCAGCGAACAGGGATATATCAGCGGGGTAACAAAGATTCTAGTCGGCTTAACTCAGTACGCTTTCAAAGTGCATTTACCGTCGCTGTATATGATGATTGGGGCTAACCAGGTAGCCGCCATGCCTTCGCTGCATTCCGCCTGGCCGTGGTACACGTTTCTTTGTCTGACGTATTTCTATCGCTGGAAAGCAGTCTGGTTTATCGTGGTGCCGACAACAATCTGGTTGGGCGTGGTATACTTAGGCGAGCATTATATTATCGATGTTATTGCCGGCGTAGTCTACGCCACGATCGCCTTTCTCATCGTTTATGCCCTCAGGAAACATATTCTTGATACCACGCCACCGAAAAATTATGATACGCCCGCCATCTCATCGTAG
- a CDS encoding pilin, with amino-acid sequence MISRRRTIIAGIISLLWLGVVALPVQAASCNTGRILPACACTGDCSVNDFIIMFINIAQLLMSLVGLLALLYFVAGGFDWITSGGSSEKVTSGRSKMINAVIGLVIVIAAWAIMNTVYYVFTGSNTVFGAKWFELKALDDMNPPTSTPPTGFGTGNCDPATLASDSRYGNPKVPAGDSPEVAQLKTCILANVDNDMIDMSQIYTYEVGNDSESNALCNYTRGDESNPCTPKCAHMPYSCHYGGHNGTTGAMGIDFNVKAPYTESDLFNAIKAAADSGGPCWNFRSYLADEFNHTHLSAINCDSSAF; translated from the coding sequence ATGATCAGCCGACGCAGAACTATCATCGCCGGTATAATTTCCCTGCTCTGGCTGGGCGTCGTGGCATTGCCCGTACAAGCGGCCAGCTGTAACACCGGCCGGATATTGCCCGCCTGCGCCTGTACTGGCGACTGTTCGGTCAATGATTTTATTATCATGTTTATAAATATCGCCCAGCTGCTCATGAGCCTGGTAGGATTGCTGGCGCTCTTGTACTTCGTGGCCGGTGGGTTTGATTGGATCACCTCGGGTGGCAGCTCTGAAAAAGTGACCTCGGGACGCTCGAAGATGATCAACGCCGTCATCGGGCTCGTTATCGTCATCGCCGCTTGGGCGATTATGAACACCGTCTATTACGTATTCACCGGCTCGAATACTGTGTTTGGCGCCAAGTGGTTCGAGCTCAAAGCGCTGGACGATATGAATCCCCCCACGTCGACTCCTCCCACCGGATTTGGAACTGGGAATTGCGATCCAGCCACCTTAGCCAGTGATTCGAGATATGGCAATCCCAAAGTACCGGCAGGCGATTCGCCAGAAGTAGCCCAGTTAAAAACGTGCATCCTGGCTAATGTCGACAACGACATGATCGACATGAGTCAGATTTACACCTACGAAGTCGGCAACGATTCGGAGAGCAACGCGCTATGCAACTACACTCGGGGTGATGAAAGTAACCCGTGCACCCCCAAATGCGCTCATATGCCCTATTCCTGCCACTATGGCGGGCACAACGGCACTACCGGTGCAATGGGAATTGATTTTAATGTCAAAGCCCCTTACACTGAATCTGACCTTTTCAACGCGATCAAGGCCGCGGCGGACAGCGGCGGACCCTGTTGGAATTTCCGTTCATATTTGGCCGATGAATTCAATCACACCCATCTCAGCGCGATCAATTGTGATTCTAGTGCATTTTAA
- a CDS encoding extracellular solute-binding protein: protein MIIQLFKSLRVRFSIISLLLLAVVLTGASCTSKPPVTAKPITLKIWRVFDEEDTFSQIISGYQATHPNVTIEYKKLRFEEFRDELLSAWSRGEGPDIFSIPNYQVGEFRDFMKPLPESLTIPRRVTKKVLGVKEETSYVNEKTKTYSINDIKSKFVPTVYEDVVFNDADAKERVYGLPLAIDSLALYYNRGILNKAGIPLPPATWRELLNQVPKLVKESSSGELVQSAIALGAADNVPRYVDILSTLMMQDGATMNQGDKSATFQANFAASAKTDTESNFKPGPHALQFFTDFANPAKQAYSWNTDLPDAYEAFIQGQLAYFIGYSYQAPLIKTAAPTLDFDIAPLPQVSLDQSVNFANYWVESVYTKSDNSDWAWDFITYATKKEQVVGYLNQVMRPSALREVILLQSEQDEAIKVFTDQALDSTSWYHGRDYAKVEEVFKNMIEDVTNNRATAEQAVSAAEKTINQNENLKK from the coding sequence ATGATTATACAGTTGTTCAAATCTTTGCGCGTTCGGTTTTCCATCATATCACTACTCTTGCTGGCGGTTGTTCTAACCGGAGCAAGCTGTACTTCCAAGCCGCCCGTTACCGCCAAACCGATCACTCTGAAGATCTGGCGGGTTTTTGATGAAGAAGATACTTTCAGCCAGATAATCAGCGGCTACCAAGCCACCCATCCCAATGTGACCATTGAGTACAAGAAGCTGCGTTTTGAAGAATTCCGGGATGAACTGCTATCCGCCTGGTCGCGCGGTGAGGGTCCAGACATCTTCTCAATACCAAACTACCAGGTGGGCGAATTCAGAGATTTCATGAAACCGCTGCCCGAATCGTTAACCATTCCTCGACGCGTCACCAAGAAGGTGCTGGGCGTCAAAGAAGAAACGTCATACGTCAACGAAAAGACTAAGACATATTCCATCAACGATATTAAGTCTAAGTTTGTGCCGACCGTCTATGAAGACGTGGTATTCAACGATGCCGACGCCAAAGAACGCGTCTATGGGTTGCCGCTGGCGATCGACAGCTTAGCGTTATATTACAATCGGGGTATTCTTAACAAGGCTGGGATTCCCTTGCCTCCGGCCACCTGGCGCGAATTACTTAACCAGGTTCCCAAGCTGGTCAAAGAGAGTTCCTCGGGCGAGCTTGTTCAGTCGGCGATTGCGCTGGGAGCGGCCGACAATGTACCGCGTTATGTCGACATACTGTCCACGCTGATGATGCAGGATGGAGCCACCATGAACCAGGGCGATAAAAGCGCCACCTTTCAGGCTAACTTTGCCGCGTCTGCCAAGACTGACACGGAAAGTAATTTTAAACCCGGACCGCACGCTTTGCAGTTTTTTACTGATTTTGCCAATCCGGCCAAGCAGGCTTATTCGTGGAATACCGATCTGCCAGACGCCTATGAGGCGTTTATCCAGGGTCAATTGGCCTACTTCATCGGTTATTCCTACCAGGCGCCCTTAATTAAAACCGCGGCGCCGACCCTCGATTTTGATATCGCACCGCTGCCACAGGTTAGTCTGGATCAGAGCGTTAATTTTGCCAACTACTGGGTAGAATCTGTCTATACCAAATCTGATAACAGCGATTGGGCCTGGGACTTCATTACCTATGCGACCAAGAAAGAACAGGTAGTTGGTTATCTGAACCAGGTGATGCGGCCATCGGCGCTGCGCGAAGTAATCCTGCTGCAATCCGAACAAGACGAGGCCATCAAGGTGTTTACCGATCAGGCGCTGGATAGCACGTCATGGTATCACGGCCGCGACTACGCCAAGGTTGAGGAAGTCTTCAAGAACATGATTGAGGATGTCACGAATAATCGGGCCACGGCCGAGCAGGCCGTCAGCGCCGCGGAAAAGACTATCAATCAAAACGAGAACCTAAAGAAATGA
- the galU gene encoding UTP--glucose-1-phosphate uridylyltransferase GalU has protein sequence MKTNHTFAKVTKAIIPVAGYGTRFLPATKAQPKEMLPVIDKPAVQISVEEAVKAGITDIILITGQSKRAIEDHFDRNTDLELRLRQAKKSKELAEIIEVSELANFVYIRQKQALGNGHAVLCAENVIGNEPFVVLWPDDYIISKKNCIAQMVEVYQEYQSPVMGVLAVPRQDITKYGIIKNKHIKGNVHEVLGIIEKPSLDKAPSNLASLKGYVLTSDIFPVLRRTRRGKGGEIWLPDAVSVLNKKRSVFACEFSGKVYDLGSKLGWLQANIYDGLRHPNLGPALRKYLRTIV, from the coding sequence ATGAAAACAAACCACACTTTTGCCAAAGTTACCAAAGCCATTATTCCCGTGGCTGGGTATGGCACGCGTTTTTTACCGGCGACAAAGGCACAGCCGAAAGAAATGTTGCCGGTCATAGATAAACCAGCCGTGCAGATTTCCGTCGAAGAAGCGGTCAAGGCTGGCATCACCGACATCATTCTAATCACCGGACAAAGCAAGCGGGCAATCGAAGACCACTTTGATCGCAACACTGACCTAGAGCTTCGCCTCCGCCAAGCCAAAAAGTCCAAGGAGCTAGCCGAGATTATTGAAGTCTCCGAGCTGGCAAATTTTGTGTATATTCGGCAAAAACAGGCTCTAGGTAACGGCCATGCTGTTTTGTGCGCCGAGAATGTCATCGGTAATGAACCTTTTGTGGTACTTTGGCCCGATGATTACATAATTTCCAAGAAAAATTGCATCGCTCAGATGGTGGAAGTATACCAAGAATACCAATCACCGGTCATGGGCGTCTTGGCCGTACCGCGCCAGGATATTACAAAATACGGCATTATCAAAAACAAGCACATCAAGGGTAATGTCCACGAGGTGCTGGGCATCATTGAGAAGCCATCGCTCGACAAAGCACCGTCAAACCTGGCCTCACTCAAGGGTTACGTACTGACATCCGACATCTTCCCGGTTTTACGGCGAACTCGGCGCGGCAAAGGAGGCGAAATTTGGTTGCCTGATGCCGTTTCAGTACTCAACAAGAAGCGTTCCGTATTCGCCTGCGAATTTTCGGGCAAGGTCTACGACCTGGGTTCAAAACTGGGTTGGCTACAGGCTAATATCTACGATGGCTTACGGCACCCCAACCTGGGGCCAGCACTGAGGAAATATTTAAGAACTATCGTATGA
- a CDS encoding Fe-Mn family superoxide dismutase, whose product MTYEPKSFDHLIGLGGFSDDMLRNHFTLYQGYVTNTNKLIDLTSELVKADKVVTPEFAEISRRLGWEWNGMRLHELYFGNLTKSPTQLSGESTLAQMINQSFGSFENWTKEFKGIAALRGIGWAVLYYDQANDRLINVWINEHNANHLAGCVPILILDVFEHAFMLDYGIKRADYITAFFKAINWVTAGERLTSAAV is encoded by the coding sequence ATGACTTACGAACCTAAATCATTTGATCACTTAATCGGCCTGGGCGGCTTCAGTGACGACATGCTGCGCAATCATTTCACTCTGTACCAGGGTTATGTCACCAACACCAACAAACTGATCGACCTGACCAGCGAACTGGTCAAAGCCGATAAAGTTGTCACGCCAGAATTTGCCGAGATCAGCCGTCGACTGGGTTGGGAGTGGAATGGCATGCGCTTGCATGAATTGTATTTTGGCAATCTCACCAAATCACCCACACAATTGTCCGGCGAATCAACCCTAGCCCAGATGATCAACCAGAGCTTCGGATCCTTTGAGAATTGGACCAAAGAATTCAAAGGTATCGCGGCCTTGCGCGGCATCGGCTGGGCGGTCCTGTACTACGACCAAGCCAATGACCGCCTGATAAACGTCTGGATCAACGAGCATAACGCCAACCACCTGGCCGGTTGTGTTCCGATTCTGATTCTGGACGTATTTGAGCACGCTTTCATGCTGGACTACGGCATCAAGCGAGCCGACTATATCACCGCCTTCTTCAAAGCCATCAATTGGGTAACAGCCGGCGAACGATTAACCTCGGCTGCGGTATAA
- a CDS encoding redoxin domain-containing protein produces MNEPTPNNFPTPLIGLTLPDIELKAYHEEKEKLVRLADYKGKWLALIFYPADFTFICPTELEEAAILYPMFQEIGAEVMSVSCDTVYTHKAWHDQSPAIKKITFPMLADPAAKLARALGCYLEDAGMALRASFVIDPDGLIKAYEVHHNDIGRSGEELLRKVQAAQFVREHGGEVCPAKWRPGAKTLRPGMDLVGKI; encoded by the coding sequence ATGAACGAACCCACACCAAACAACTTTCCAACCCCCTTAATTGGGCTGACATTGCCCGATATCGAATTAAAAGCTTATCACGAGGAGAAAGAAAAGCTTGTCCGTTTGGCCGACTACAAAGGCAAATGGCTCGCTTTAATATTCTACCCGGCCGATTTCACATTCATCTGCCCGACAGAGTTGGAAGAGGCCGCCATACTTTATCCCATGTTTCAGGAGATCGGCGCCGAAGTAATGAGCGTTAGTTGCGACACGGTCTACACCCACAAAGCCTGGCACGATCAATCACCCGCGATCAAGAAAATCACCTTTCCCATGTTGGCTGACCCAGCTGCCAAACTAGCTCGAGCGTTGGGATGTTATCTTGAGGATGCCGGCATGGCGTTGCGTGCCAGCTTTGTGATCGACCCCGATGGCTTGATCAAAGCGTACGAAGTCCATCACAACGACATTGGCCGCAGTGGCGAAGAATTGCTCCGTAAAGTCCAAGCGGCTCAATTCGTGCGTGAACACGGCGGCGAAGTTTGTCCGGCCAAGTGGCGGCCGGGCGCCAAAACTCTCCGACCCGGCATGGACTTAGTTGGCAAGATTTAA